One genomic segment of Halalkalicoccus tibetensis includes these proteins:
- a CDS encoding tyrosine-type recombinase/integrase, translated as MASSESTQRNDLPNSIPVLTQPAKRYLNDRQQQDYETHRRNLLSWLHTLGKNPEANQGYSDSTLEKTAYRLDQFYRWVWQEEGYTTNITQELANDYLNHLKQSDTSASHGNKIVKSLKRLFKWQEYQKGLNPWEPNVAFSSGNTSSQPRDYLTKEERTKIREAALEYGSVPGYNDLTPSERDQWKTYLAQRFGKPKSEVTPEDWEKANEWKIPSMVWVSLDAGLRPVEIERASVSWIDTQNGMLRIPKEDSSKNRDNWYVGLTERTADSLRRWLRERENCEMYHGTDSLWLTREGNPYQAQSLRYLLRRLCKLAEIPVENRKMSWYAIRHSLGTYMTAERDLKAAQSQLRHKSPQTTMRYDQTPIEDRKEALERIG; from the coding sequence ATGGCATCATCCGAGTCGACTCAACGGAACGACCTCCCGAATAGCATTCCTGTCCTCACTCAACCAGCAAAGCGGTACCTCAACGACAGGCAACAACAGGACTACGAAACCCATCGGAGGAACCTTCTCAGTTGGCTCCATACCCTGGGGAAGAATCCAGAAGCAAACCAGGGATACAGTGACTCAACTCTTGAGAAGACTGCGTACCGATTAGACCAATTCTATCGGTGGGTATGGCAAGAAGAAGGATACACAACGAACATCACTCAGGAGCTTGCAAACGACTATCTCAACCATCTCAAGCAATCCGATACATCGGCTTCCCATGGGAACAAGATAGTCAAATCCCTCAAAAGGCTCTTCAAATGGCAAGAGTATCAGAAGGGGCTCAACCCATGGGAACCCAACGTAGCCTTCTCGTCGGGGAATACCAGTTCCCAACCACGGGATTACCTTACCAAAGAAGAACGGACCAAAATACGGGAAGCTGCCCTTGAGTATGGGTCTGTTCCGGGGTACAATGACCTCACTCCTTCCGAGAGAGACCAATGGAAGACATACTTGGCCCAACGGTTCGGTAAACCCAAGTCAGAGGTCACCCCAGAGGATTGGGAGAAGGCCAATGAATGGAAAATCCCCAGTATGGTTTGGGTCTCACTGGATGCCGGGCTTCGACCAGTAGAGATAGAACGAGCTTCCGTCAGTTGGATTGATACCCAGAATGGGATGCTACGAATACCTAAGGAGGATTCATCGAAGAATCGAGATAACTGGTACGTCGGATTGACCGAACGAACAGCAGATTCCTTGAGACGGTGGCTCAGAGAGCGAGAGAACTGCGAGATGTACCATGGAACGGATTCTCTGTGGTTGACGAGGGAAGGAAACCCCTACCAAGCACAATCGCTCAGATACCTTCTCAGGCGTCTCTGTAAGCTTGCAGAGATTCCCGTGGAGAACCGTAAGATGTCTTGGTATGCTATCCGCCATTCCCTTGGCACATACATGACCGCAGAGAGGGACCTGAAAGCAGCTCAGAGCCAATTGAGGCATAAGAGTCCCCAGACGACCATGCGGTACGACCAAACGCCAATAGAGGACCGCAAGGAGGCTCTGGAACGGATTGGGTAA
- a CDS encoding 3-hydroxyacyl-CoA dehydrogenase/enoyl-CoA hydratase family protein: MELDDVNTITVLGAGNMGHGIAEVAAIAGYDVYMRDIKEEFVQNGYEQIEWSLGKLAENDRLSEDAADAALERVTPVVDVEEAVADTDFLIEAVPEQMEIKKDVYTDVEQYAPEGAVFATNTSSLSITELSEVTERPERFCGMHFFNPPVRMDLVEVITGEHTDEETLELTEALAEEFGKTPVRVHRDAPGFIVNRVLVPLMNEAAWLVSEDEATITEVDSTTKFEIGHPMGAFELGDQVGNDVSYHVLQYMNDVLGEAYEPAPLLVEKVENEELGKKTGKGFYDYEDGPGAEIPADEGSEFVEARLLASMANEVAKLIGGDIAPPDSIDEAVTLGGGWPDGPVKLVDEYGLERLLETLEEAYEETGHERYRPDDYLRERAEAGGFYDAAEDGDPEGYEYDAIEVEVDGRIGHLSIDRAHRMNTITTDMIDEIDDALDKLAEDDDVRAILLSGAGDRAFSAGFDASTAAAGSGLEAAELSRHGQRVFGRLEELAKPVLAAIDGYCLGGGMELAACADMRIASERSQFGQPEHNLGLLPGWGGTQRLPRIVGEGRAKEIIFTADNDYEPETMYDYGFVNEVVPTEEFDEHARELAGDLAGGPPIAQKLTKRAMLAGRGDVDAGLELEASSFGHLFTTDDLWEGLSAFQSDREPEFEGE, encoded by the coding sequence ATGGAGTTAGACGACGTCAACACCATCACGGTTCTCGGTGCCGGAAACATGGGCCACGGGATCGCGGAGGTCGCCGCGATCGCCGGCTACGACGTCTACATGCGCGACATCAAGGAGGAGTTCGTTCAGAACGGCTACGAGCAGATCGAGTGGAGCCTCGGGAAGCTCGCGGAGAACGACCGCCTCTCGGAGGACGCCGCGGACGCGGCCCTGGAGCGGGTCACCCCCGTCGTCGACGTCGAGGAGGCGGTCGCGGACACCGACTTCCTGATCGAGGCGGTCCCCGAGCAGATGGAGATCAAGAAGGACGTCTACACCGACGTCGAACAGTACGCCCCCGAGGGGGCGGTCTTCGCGACCAACACCTCCTCGCTCTCGATCACCGAGCTCTCGGAGGTCACCGAGCGCCCCGAGCGGTTCTGTGGGATGCACTTCTTCAACCCGCCGGTCCGGATGGACCTCGTCGAGGTCATCACGGGCGAACACACCGACGAGGAAACGCTCGAACTGACCGAGGCGCTCGCCGAGGAGTTCGGCAAGACGCCCGTGCGCGTCCACCGCGACGCCCCCGGATTCATCGTCAACCGCGTGCTCGTCCCGCTGATGAACGAGGCCGCGTGGCTCGTCAGCGAGGACGAGGCGACGATCACGGAGGTCGACTCGACGACGAAGTTCGAGATCGGCCACCCGATGGGCGCGTTCGAGCTCGGCGACCAGGTGGGCAACGACGTGAGCTACCACGTCCTCCAGTACATGAACGATGTTCTGGGCGAGGCCTACGAGCCCGCCCCGCTGCTCGTCGAGAAGGTCGAGAACGAGGAGCTCGGGAAGAAGACCGGCAAGGGCTTCTACGACTACGAGGACGGCCCCGGCGCGGAGATCCCCGCCGACGAGGGCTCGGAGTTCGTCGAGGCGCGCCTGCTGGCCTCGATGGCCAACGAGGTCGCGAAGCTGATCGGCGGGGACATCGCCCCGCCCGACTCGATCGACGAGGCGGTCACCCTCGGCGGCGGGTGGCCCGACGGCCCCGTCAAGCTCGTCGACGAGTACGGGCTCGAACGGCTGCTCGAAACGCTCGAGGAGGCCTACGAGGAGACGGGCCACGAGCGCTACCGGCCCGACGACTACCTCCGCGAGCGCGCCGAGGCGGGTGGGTTCTACGACGCCGCCGAGGACGGGGATCCGGAGGGCTACGAGTACGACGCCATCGAGGTCGAGGTCGACGGCCGGATCGGCCATCTGTCGATCGACCGGGCCCACCGGATGAACACGATCACGACGGACATGATCGACGAGATCGACGACGCCCTCGACAAGCTGGCCGAGGACGACGACGTCCGCGCGATCCTGCTTTCGGGTGCCGGCGACCGGGCCTTCTCGGCCGGCTTCGACGCCTCGACGGCCGCCGCCGGGAGCGGCCTCGAGGCCGCCGAGCTCTCGCGACACGGCCAGCGGGTGTTCGGACGCCTCGAGGAGCTCGCCAAACCCGTCCTCGCCGCGATCGACGGCTACTGTCTGGGCGGCGGGATGGAGCTCGCGGCCTGCGCCGACATGCGGATCGCGAGCGAGCGCTCGCAGTTCGGCCAGCCCGAGCACAACCTCGGACTCCTGCCCGGCTGGGGCGGGACCCAGCGGCTCCCGCGGATCGTCGGCGAAGGCCGCGCGAAGGAGATCATCTTCACCGCGGACAACGACTACGAGCCCGAAACGATGTACGACTACGGGTTCGTCAACGAGGTCGTCCCGACCGAGGAGTTCGACGAGCACGCCCGGGAGCTCGCGGGCGATCTCGCGGGCGGCCCGCCGATCGCCCAGAAGCTCACGAAACGCGCGATGCTCGCGGGCCGAGGCGACGTCGATGCCGGCCTGGAGCTCGAGGCCAGTTCCTTCGGCCACCTCTTCACCACGGACGACCTCTGGGAGGGGCTTTCGGCCTTCCAGAGCGATCGCGAGCCGGAGTTCGAGGGGGAGTAG
- a CDS encoding DNA-3-methyladenine glycosylase 2 family protein: MADDALARLREDPVMEALISEYDPYVEPEWDSEFERLIVSIINQQLSTASAAAVKERVFDLFDDGVTPEAVLAADEEALREAGLSRTKAEYVKNAAEAFLERDLTREALADHTDEEVIEELTRIKGIGEWTARMYLLFVLEREDVLPLGDLAVRRGIENLYNDGEELTRAEMREIADAWRPYRSAGTKYVWAAYEAED, from the coding sequence ATGGCAGACGACGCGCTCGCACGCCTACGGGAGGACCCCGTGATGGAGGCCCTGATTAGCGAGTACGATCCTTACGTCGAGCCCGAATGGGATTCGGAGTTCGAGCGACTGATCGTTTCGATCATCAACCAGCAGCTCTCGACCGCCAGCGCCGCCGCCGTCAAGGAACGCGTCTTCGACCTGTTCGACGACGGGGTGACGCCCGAGGCGGTGCTGGCCGCCGACGAGGAGGCGCTTCGCGAGGCCGGCCTCAGTCGGACGAAAGCCGAGTACGTGAAAAACGCCGCGGAGGCCTTTCTCGAGCGTGACCTGACCCGGGAGGCGCTCGCCGACCACACCGACGAGGAGGTGATCGAGGAGCTGACCCGCATCAAGGGGATCGGCGAGTGGACCGCCCGGATGTACCTGCTGTTCGTCCTCGAACGTGAGGACGTCCTGCCGCTCGGCGATCTGGCGGTCCGGCGCGGTATCGAGAACCTCTACAACGACGGCGAGGAGCTGACGCGCGCGGAGATGCGCGAGATCGCCGACGCCTGGCGACCCTATCGATCGGCCGGAACGAAGTACGTCTGGGCGGCCTACGAGGCCGAGGACTGA
- a CDS encoding RimK family alpha-L-glutamate ligase produces MGTGSVRVGVLSLHSSKETKAILNAIEDLGHEGEWLRQENTAIEIDSDGVHLEPDVDVIANRLLLSNTGHPSEELGLATTYESLRPMLNEPQATLTALHKFATGVTLADAGVPVPDALLALDNRRLNEGRGEFGEEVVYKTAIGTHGGGTWKIGPNESVNPRVGNRQAFLQELIERDGEKHRDLRVYVVGDRIIGAMNRYAPENDWRTNVALGGDVEDASDRLPEEVVEMARRATDEIGLDYAGVDLIEGENGWFVLEVNPTAGFRGLYRASNVSPAPYIAQEAIELGGGEVDPERVHDLSATLDDSRPASMPPEAEQVRDEVVSIGYTEEVLVSGTSGSETVIAKSDTGAARTSIDTGLAAEIGAGPIKSITRVRSGSSKSSRSRPVVDLVVGVSGNQHTVTASIEDRSHMDYALLLGRDILENYQVDVRRRAEAEDYDPDKEEEEE; encoded by the coding sequence ATGGGAACCGGGAGCGTCCGAGTCGGGGTACTGAGCCTCCACAGTAGCAAAGAGACGAAAGCCATCCTGAACGCCATCGAGGACCTCGGCCACGAGGGGGAGTGGCTCAGACAGGAGAACACCGCCATCGAGATCGACTCCGACGGCGTACACCTCGAGCCCGACGTCGACGTGATCGCCAATCGGCTGTTGCTCTCGAACACGGGCCACCCCAGCGAGGAGCTGGGCCTGGCGACGACCTACGAGTCGCTGCGCCCGATGCTCAACGAGCCCCAGGCGACGCTGACCGCCCTCCATAAGTTCGCGACCGGCGTGACGCTCGCCGACGCGGGCGTCCCCGTGCCCGACGCGCTGCTCGCGCTCGACAACCGCCGGCTCAACGAGGGCCGTGGCGAGTTCGGCGAGGAAGTCGTCTACAAGACCGCCATCGGCACTCACGGCGGCGGCACCTGGAAGATCGGCCCCAACGAGTCGGTCAACCCCCGCGTCGGCAATCGCCAGGCGTTCCTCCAGGAGCTGATCGAGCGCGACGGGGAGAAACACCGCGACCTGCGGGTCTACGTCGTCGGCGACCGGATCATCGGCGCGATGAACCGCTACGCGCCCGAGAACGACTGGCGGACGAACGTCGCCCTCGGCGGCGACGTCGAGGACGCGAGCGACCGTCTGCCCGAGGAGGTCGTCGAGATGGCGAGGCGGGCGACCGACGAGATCGGGCTCGACTACGCCGGCGTCGACCTCATCGAGGGCGAGAACGGCTGGTTCGTCCTGGAAGTCAACCCCACGGCCGGCTTCCGCGGGCTCTATCGGGCGTCGAACGTCAGCCCCGCGCCCTACATCGCCCAGGAGGCGATCGAGCTCGGCGGCGGGGAGGTCGATCCCGAGCGCGTCCACGACCTCTCGGCGACCCTCGACGACTCGCGACCCGCCTCGATGCCCCCGGAGGCCGAACAGGTCCGCGACGAGGTCGTCTCCATCGGCTACACCGAGGAGGTACTGGTCAGCGGGACCAGCGGCAGCGAGACCGTGATCGCCAAGTCCGACACCGGCGCGGCCCGCACCAGCATCGACACCGGCCTCGCCGCCGAGATCGGCGCCGGCCCGATCAAGTCCATCACGCGGGTACGCTCGGGCAGCTCGAAGTCCAGCCGGTCCCGACCCGTAGTGGACCTCGTCGTCGGCGTCAGCGGCAACCAGCACACCGTCACCGCGAGCATCGAGGACCGCAGCCACATGGACTACGCGCTGCTTCTGGGTCGAGACATCCTCGAGAACTACCAGGTCGACGTCCGCCGCCGCGCCGAGGCGGAGGACTACGACCCCGACAAGGAAGAAGAGGAGGAGTAG
- a CDS encoding succinylglutamate desuccinylase/aspartoacylase family protein: MTAAPSAFTYNGGTVAPGETTNIRYTVSETYLGDPIRIPVTIVNGEHDGPTACLTAATHGDELNGIEVVRAVAHEWDHTDLHGTIVCLPVLNVPGFLAQQRYLPILDRDLNRSFPGSEGGTSARRMAHRIYTNFIEPCDFVLDFHTSTRGRNNMLHVRAHMEDPEVRRLAFAFASNVIIASEGPEGTLRREASDGGTPTVTIEMGGAHQFQRDLIDEALAGTESVFAEYGLYPQTKVRWPGWRTVIQDDLEKTWIRADSGGIVDMHHRRGALVYEGKPICTITNPFMTETDVVEAPFTGLLVGVLENPVVYPGNPICHLVELDETIEDIVASRRSVGE; the protein is encoded by the coding sequence ATGACAGCCGCGCCCTCCGCCTTCACCTACAACGGCGGAACGGTCGCCCCCGGGGAGACGACGAACATCCGCTATACGGTCAGCGAGACGTATCTCGGCGACCCCATCAGGATCCCCGTGACGATTGTCAACGGTGAGCACGACGGTCCGACGGCCTGTCTCACCGCCGCGACCCACGGCGACGAGCTCAACGGGATCGAGGTGGTCAGGGCCGTGGCCCACGAGTGGGATCACACGGACCTCCACGGGACGATCGTCTGTCTCCCGGTGCTCAACGTCCCCGGCTTCCTCGCCCAGCAGCGCTACCTGCCGATCCTCGATCGGGACCTGAACCGGTCGTTCCCCGGCTCGGAGGGCGGGACCAGCGCCCGGCGGATGGCCCACCGGATCTACACCAACTTCATCGAGCCGTGTGACTTCGTCCTCGACTTCCACACCTCGACGCGCGGCCGGAACAACATGCTCCACGTCCGGGCTCACATGGAGGACCCCGAGGTCAGGCGCCTCGCGTTCGCGTTCGCCTCGAACGTCATCATCGCGAGCGAGGGCCCCGAAGGAACGCTTCGCCGGGAGGCCAGCGACGGCGGCACCCCCACCGTGACGATCGAGATGGGCGGGGCCCACCAGTTCCAGCGGGACCTGATCGACGAGGCGCTCGCGGGGACCGAGAGCGTCTTCGCCGAGTACGGGCTCTACCCCCAAACGAAGGTCCGCTGGCCGGGCTGGCGGACGGTGATCCAGGACGACCTCGAGAAGACGTGGATCCGGGCGGACTCGGGCGGGATCGTCGACATGCACCACCGCCGGGGCGCGCTCGTCTACGAGGGTAAGCCGATCTGTACGATCACCAACCCGTTCATGACCGAAACCGACGTGGTCGAGGCCCCCTTCACCGGCCTGTTGGTGGGCGTGCTCGAGAACCCCGTGGTCTATCCGGGCAACCCGATCTGCCATCTCGTCGAGCTCGACGAGACCATCGAGGACATCGTCGCTTCCCGGCGCTCGGTCGGGGAGTGA
- the sdhC gene encoding succinate dehydrogenase, cytochrome b556 subunit, which yields MSQSYNRGLVEDFGRWREFTAGMWAWIFHKFTGWVLIGYLFTHIAVLSTATVGTGAYTETIQSLESLFIVRVLEVGLLAVAVFHILNGIRLLMIDLGVGLEAQDKSFYAALIVTGLIAIASVPTFIEGVF from the coding sequence ATGAGTCAGTCGTACAATCGTGGCCTCGTCGAGGACTTCGGTCGGTGGCGCGAGTTCACCGCCGGCATGTGGGCGTGGATCTTCCACAAGTTCACCGGCTGGGTACTCATCGGCTACCTGTTTACACATATCGCGGTCCTGAGCACGGCGACCGTCGGGACGGGAGCGTACACCGAGACCATCCAGAGCCTGGAGAGCCTCTTCATCGTCCGTGTCCTCGAGGTCGGCCTGCTCGCGGTCGCGGTCTTTCACATCCTGAACGGCATCCGACTGCTGATGATCGACCTCGGGGTCGGCCTCGAAGCACAGGACAAGAGTTTCTACGCGGCGCTGATCGTGACGGGCCTGATCGCCATCGCGAGCGTGCCGACGTTCATCGAGGGGGTGTTCTAG